The Anas acuta chromosome 2, bAnaAcu1.1, whole genome shotgun sequence genome contains a region encoding:
- the LOC137851453 gene encoding uncharacterized protein isoform X1 translates to MAELDEGRYRYRCLPEPPAPTPAAPVRKTRGSCATASGVGGSALWRSSTRFSSPTRGGWRVGVSERKRRRNNCARAAAKRRRSSQFDKENRIPTGDQNNSAEEEFVEKHVSDICQVKLNTEKESAKLCGYSTPRWGTITNENPSSNDSWAFQAVTPERSWEEDQQQTRDENTVKVPTETDYTVIVDRSELKLPQLYLQDLQPFYSAPRCCNASVMNCNSGFAVAAAVLQRGSCHSLLLWEQLTCNYDHGCDRLISSKRLSEISAFSFSEL, encoded by the exons ATGGCGGAGCTGGATGAGGGCCGGTACCGGTACCGGTGCCTCCCCGAGCCGCCTGCGCCTACACCGGCTGCTCCTG TGAGGAAAACGCGTGGAAGCTGTGCGACTGCATCAGGAGTCGGGGGGAGCGCCCTGTGGAGGAGCTCTACGCGGTTTTCATCTCCGACGAGAGGAGGATGGCGAGTTG GTGTGTCAGAAAGAAAGCGCAGGAGGAACAACTGTGCGCGTGCTGCAGCAAAGAGAAGGAGGAGTTCTCAATTCGATAAAGAGAACAGAATACCAACAGGTGACCAAAACAATAGTGCTGAAGAAGAGTTTGTGGAAAAACATGTTTCTGACATATGTCAAGTGAAACTtaacactgaaaaggaaagcGCTAAGCTTTGTGGATATTCGACACCAAGATGGGGAACTATAACTAATGAAAATCCAAGTTCAAATG ATTCCTGGGCATTTCAAGCGGTGACTCCTGAACGTTCTTGGGAAGAAGACCAGCAACAGACAAGGGATGAGAACACTGTAAAAGTTCCTACAGAGACAGACTACACAGTTATCGTGGATCGCTCTGAGCTCAAA ctgCCACAGCTGTATCTACAAGATCTGCAGCCTTTTTACAGTGCCCCGCGCTGCTGCAACGCTTCTGTAATGAACTGCAACAGTGGctttgctgtggcagcagctgtccTACAACGAGGATCGTGtcattccctgctgctttgggagcAGTTGACTTGCAATTACGACCATGGATGTGATAGATTGATTAGTAGTAAAAGATTATCTGAAatttcagccttttctttctctgaactatga
- the LOC137851453 gene encoding uncharacterized protein isoform X2 has protein sequence MAELDEGRYRYRCLPEPPAPTPAAPVRKTRGSCATASGVGGSALWRSSTRFSSPTRGGWRVGVSERKRRRNNCARAAAKRRRSSQFDKENRIPTGDQNNSAEEEFVEKHVSDICQVKLNTEKESAKLCGYSTPRWGTITNENPSSNDSWAFQAVTPERSWEEDQQQTRDENTVKVPTETDYTVIVDRSELKCPALLQRFCNELQQWLCCGSSCPTTRIVSFPAALGAVDLQLRPWM, from the exons ATGGCGGAGCTGGATGAGGGCCGGTACCGGTACCGGTGCCTCCCCGAGCCGCCTGCGCCTACACCGGCTGCTCCTG TGAGGAAAACGCGTGGAAGCTGTGCGACTGCATCAGGAGTCGGGGGGAGCGCCCTGTGGAGGAGCTCTACGCGGTTTTCATCTCCGACGAGAGGAGGATGGCGAGTTG GTGTGTCAGAAAGAAAGCGCAGGAGGAACAACTGTGCGCGTGCTGCAGCAAAGAGAAGGAGGAGTTCTCAATTCGATAAAGAGAACAGAATACCAACAGGTGACCAAAACAATAGTGCTGAAGAAGAGTTTGTGGAAAAACATGTTTCTGACATATGTCAAGTGAAACTtaacactgaaaaggaaagcGCTAAGCTTTGTGGATATTCGACACCAAGATGGGGAACTATAACTAATGAAAATCCAAGTTCAAATG ATTCCTGGGCATTTCAAGCGGTGACTCCTGAACGTTCTTGGGAAGAAGACCAGCAACAGACAAGGGATGAGAACACTGTAAAAGTTCCTACAGAGACAGACTACACAGTTATCGTGGATCGCTCTGAGCTCAAA TGCCCCGCGCTGCTGCAACGCTTCTGTAATGAACTGCAACAGTGGctttgctgtggcagcagctgtccTACAACGAGGATCGTGtcattccctgctgctttgggagcAGTTGACTTGCAATTACGACCATGGATGTGA
- the LOC137851453 gene encoding uncharacterized protein isoform X3, producing the protein MTAAPVDASTPISNGVSERKRRRNNCARAAAKRRRSSQFDKENRIPTGDQNNSAEEEFVEKHVSDICQVKLNTEKESAKLCGYSTPRWGTITNENPSSNDSWAFQAVTPERSWEEDQQQTRDENTVKVPTETDYTVIVDRSELKLPQLYLQDLQPFYSAPRCCNASVMNCNSGFAVAAAVLQRGSCHSLLLWEQLTCNYDHGCDRLISSKRLSEISAFSFSEL; encoded by the exons ATGACAGCGGCACCTGTAGATGCCAGTACACCCATTTCTAATG GTGTGTCAGAAAGAAAGCGCAGGAGGAACAACTGTGCGCGTGCTGCAGCAAAGAGAAGGAGGAGTTCTCAATTCGATAAAGAGAACAGAATACCAACAGGTGACCAAAACAATAGTGCTGAAGAAGAGTTTGTGGAAAAACATGTTTCTGACATATGTCAAGTGAAACTtaacactgaaaaggaaagcGCTAAGCTTTGTGGATATTCGACACCAAGATGGGGAACTATAACTAATGAAAATCCAAGTTCAAATG ATTCCTGGGCATTTCAAGCGGTGACTCCTGAACGTTCTTGGGAAGAAGACCAGCAACAGACAAGGGATGAGAACACTGTAAAAGTTCCTACAGAGACAGACTACACAGTTATCGTGGATCGCTCTGAGCTCAAA ctgCCACAGCTGTATCTACAAGATCTGCAGCCTTTTTACAGTGCCCCGCGCTGCTGCAACGCTTCTGTAATGAACTGCAACAGTGGctttgctgtggcagcagctgtccTACAACGAGGATCGTGtcattccctgctgctttgggagcAGTTGACTTGCAATTACGACCATGGATGTGATAGATTGATTAGTAGTAAAAGATTATCTGAAatttcagccttttctttctctgaactatga